The Candidatus Palauibacter polyketidifaciens genome contains the following window.
TCTTCGACATCCGCACGGCGACGGAGTGGGAGATGTGGGGCCGCACCAGCAACTTCGGCCAGAGCCGCTTTGCGGGGGAGAACCCCGCCCCCGGCGCGTGGATCCACTTCCATCTCTCGGAGGACGCCGCGGAAGCGGCAGGCAACTCGGTCGACGTACGCATCACGGACCGCAACGGCACCCTCGTGCGCGAGTTCGAGCACCGCGACGTCACGCCGGGCCTCAACCGCGCGGTCTGGGACCTCCGCTGGGCCGGTGCGGAACCGATTCCGGGACAGGGTCCTCCGGGTGGAGGGTTCTTCTTCTTCGGCCCGTCGGGCCCGCCCGCCGTCCCGGGCACCTACACGGCGACGATCGACGTGGGCGGCACCGAGCTGTCGAAGGACTTCCAGCTCCGAGGCGACCCGAACGTGGCGGCTTCGCAGGCCGTGTACGACGAGCGCTTCACCGCGGCCATGCGCGCACGCGACCTCGAGACGCAACTCAATCGGATGATGGGCACGATCAACGACCTGGACGGACAGATCGACGGACTCCTCGAGTCCATCGAAGGCAAGAACCTGTCCAACGAAGAACAGGTGAAAGCCGTCGCCGACGATGCTCAGAGTCAGCTGACGGCGGTGTCGAGCGAAGTGCGGCGTCCGCCGGGATCGATGGGCTACCGCGATTGGCCGCGCCTCATCGAGCAGCTTCGCAACATCTCCCGCGCGGTCTCGGGCCCGCAGGCGCGACCGACGGTCGGGCAGATGGAGGTGCTGACCGAGATCGAAGCCGGCGCCGCTCAGCGGGCCGAGGAGCTTTCCGGCATCGTGAACGGCGTGATCGCCGACCTCAACGACCTCCTGGAGGACGCGCCGAAGATCATTACGAACTGGAGGCGGGTGGTGATCAGCTGAACGCGGGCAGCCCGGAGGCGGCGGCGGGATGGACATGTGGTTTCTGATCGGCACGCTCTCGCGCTGGGCGTTGTTCGCGGGCCTCCTCGTCGCGGTGGGGGCGGTGGCCTTCAAGCTGGTCATCCTCCGGCGCTTTCCGGGGTTCGAGCCGGAGGAGGATGGAGCCGCCGGCGTGACGCCCGAGAGGCTGGCCGCGCGGATCGGCGGCTTGGCGGTACTCCTCGCCGGCGCGGGCACGCTGGGTCGCCTCGCGGCGGAGGCGAGCATCTTTCGCGATCCGTTCGAACCCCTGGGGGCGGAGCTTCGCCTGCTCGTGACCGGGACTTCGTGGGGCCGGGCGTGGCTCGGACAGGTCGCGGCGGTCGTTGTCTCCGGACTGGCCTTCGCACTCGCCGCGGCGCGGGGGGCGCGGGCGGAATTCGGCTGGATCGCGGCCACGGCGGGGGTGGCCCTCCTCGCGTATACGCCGGCGCTGGCCGGGCATGCAGCCGGAGCCGAGCACTTCGTCACTCCCGCGATCACCGCCGATATCTTCCACATGGTGGCGGGAGGCGTGTGGCTGGGCACGCTGGCCGTGATGGCGGGGGTCCTTTATCTCGGTCGGCGCCGGGGGGCTTCGCTGTCGAAACGCCGCATCGTCGACTGGATCTCGGCCTTCTCGCCGCTCGCGCTGGGCTCGGCGGCGGTCATCGCCGTTACCGGACTCTTCGCGGCATGGCTCCATCTCGGCTCCATCTCGGCGCTCTGGACCGAACCCTGGGGCCGGACGCTGAGTCTGAAGCTCTTCGTCGTTCTCGCGATCGCGGGTTGCGGCGCGTACAACTGGCGACGCGCTCGCGGCCGGGTGGGGGAAGCCGAGGATCCACCGCGTCTCCCGCCGACCGTCACCGTCGAACTGGGCGCGGCGGGTCTGCTTCTCCTCGTCACGGCCGTCCTCACCGGCACGACGCCCCCGGCCCATTGAACCGGCATGACGGCCCCGGCCCATTGAAGCCGATGAGACGCTCGGCGAGACACGCATTGGCGGGTCCCGGACCGTGACCGCGATCTCCGGACTCCGGGTGAACGGAGACCGGCTCTGGGGGCGCCTCGAGGCGATGGCGCGCATCGGCGCCACTCCGGCCGGGGGCGTCCACCGCCTCGCCCTGAGCGACGAGGACCGTCGGGCGCGCGATCTCTTCCGGGGGTGGGCCGAGTCGCTGGGCCTCGCGGTGTCCGTCGACGGGATCGGCAACATGTTCGCCCGCCGGGATGGGACCGGCGGCGCCGGGGCCGAAGGCCGACCCCCTCTCGTGCTCGGGAGTCACCTCGACAGCCAGCCGACGGGGGGGCGGTTCGACGGGCCGCTCGGCGTCCTCGCGGCGCTGGAGGTCGTGGAAACGCTCGAGGAGCACGGGGTGCGGACGGCTCTACCGATCGAAGTGGTGAACTGGACGAACGAGGAGGGCGCCCGCTTTCCGCCCGCCATGATGGGCTCGGGCGCCTTCTCCGGCCGCTTTGCGCTCGCGGACGCGCTCGGCGCGACGGACGCGGACGGGGTCACGGTCTCCGACGCCATCGACCGCATCGGCTATCGCGGCGCGCTTCCCGTCGGGGGCCGCCCGCTCGCCGCCGCTCTCGAGTTGCACATCGAGCAGGGCCCGATTCTCGAGGAGAGTGGGTGCGAGATCGGTGTGGTGACCGGCGTGCAGGGCGCCCGCTGGTTCGACATGACGATCACGGGAGAGGAGGCGCACGCAGGGTCGACGCCGCTGTCCCGGCGGACGGATCCGGTGGCGGTGTTCGGGCGGTTTCTCGTCGACGCGTTTCACCGCATCGAACGCGACTTCGCGCCCCACGGCCGGCTGACCTTCGGGGTTCTCGCGGCGGAGCCGGCGTCGCGGAACACCGTGCCCGGGCGCGTCACGGTGAGCGTGGACCTCCGTCACCCCGACGACGCGACCCTCGACGACATGGAGGACGGTCTGCGCGAGGCGGCGAACCGCGCCTGCCTCGAACGCGGAGCGGCGTGGCGGCTCGATGACGTCTGGCGCTCTCCTCCGGTGCGGTTTTCCGGCCGTTGCATCGACGCCGTCCGCGCGGCGGCGGATCTCTGCGGCTATGCCTCCATGCCGATGGTGGCCGGCGCCGGCCATGACTCCGTGCACACGAACGACGTCGCGCCGACGGGGATGGTCTTCGTCCCCTGCGAAGACGGCATCAGCCACAACGAGGCGGAGAACATCACGCCCGCACAGGCGGAGGCGGGCGCCAACGTCCTCCTCCACGCGGCGCTCGCACTCGTGGAGCCGACGTCGGCTGATATGTTGTCCGCGCCGACACACCAACTAGGAGGCGCCGCGTGACCGCCACGACGAACCCCGCCACGGCGAACCCCGCCGGGACCGCAACGGCGCAATGGCAGGACATCGACCGACGCCACCACGTCCACCCCTTCATCGACCCCAGGGTCGTCGCCGAGAAGGGGACGCGCGTGATCGTGGGCGCGGAGGGCCGCCACCTCATCGACTCCGATGGCCGGCGCATCCTCGACGGCATGGGCGGCCTGTGGTGCGTGAATCTCGGCTACGGACGGGAGGAACTTGCGAGGGCGGCGTACGACCAGATGGTCGAACTCCCCTACTACAACACGTTCTTCCGTTCGGCGCCCCCGGCCACGATCGAGCTGTCGCGGGTCCTCGCGGAGCTCACGCCCGGCGCGATCGCGCACACCTTCTTCTCGAGCTCCGGCTCCGAAGCGAACGACACCATCGTCCGCCTCGTCCGCCGATACTGGGACCTCCGCGGAAAACCCGAAAAGAAGACGTTCATCAGCCGAACCTACGCGTATCACGGCAGCACGATGGCCGCCGCCAGTCTGGGCGGTTTCGAGGCCATGCACGCGGTGGGCGACCTGCCGTTGCCCGGCTTCGAGCACGTAATGCCCCCGTACTGGTTTGCCATGGGAGCGCCCGGCGAGACGCCGGAAGAGACCGGCGCGCGGGCGGCGCGGGCGGTGGAGGAGAAGATCGCCGAACTCGGTGCGGATCGCGTGGCGGCGTTCATCGGCGAGCCCGTCATCGGCGCCGGAGGCGTCATCGTGCCGCCGGACAATTACTGGCCCGAGATCCAGCGCATCTGCCGCGCGAACGATGTGCTCGTGGTCTGCGACGAGGTGATCACCGGCTTCGGCCGCACGGGCGAGTGGTTCGGCGCCGAGAAGTTCGGGATCGAGGCCGACCTCATGACGATCGCCAAGGGACTCACGTCCGGCTATCTGCCGATGTCCGCCGTGCTCATGACCGATGCGGTGTACGACGTCTTGGCCGAAGGCGGGGTGATCCCGCACGGCTACACCTATTCGGGCCACCCGGTCTCCGCCGCCGTGGCCCTGGAGAACCTCCGGATCATGAGGGAGGAAGGCGTCGTCGACCGGGTGAGGGAGGACACCGGCCCCTACTTCCAGGCGCGGCTGAGGGAGTTGAACGATCACCCGCTCGTGGGCGAGGTGCGGGGCGTCGGACTCGTGGCCAGTGTCGAACTCTCGAAGGACAAGGCGACCCGGGAGCTGTTCGAGCCCATGGGCGAGGTGGGCGCCCTCTGTCACGAGCACCTCTACGACGAAGGGGTCGTGTTCCGCGCCATGCGCGACGTCATCTGCACGAGTCCGCCGCTCACGATCACCCGCGACGAGGTCGACGAACTCGTGACGAAGGCCCGGGCGGGCATCGATCGGACGGCGCGGGACCTCGGCATGATGTAGCGGTCCGCGCGCGGGGGCTGCCTTCAGACCCCTTCGAGCGTCTCCGCCATAAGGTGCCGGACCACGGCCCGCACGTCGCCGGTCTCTTCGTACACGGCGAGTTGCCGCTGCGAACTCGACCCTTCCCTGAGGATCCGGAGCGCGTATTCCACCTCCGCGCGGGTGCCGAGTTCGTCGACCACGTCGTCGAGGAACCACTCGATGAGTTCGACGATCAGGTCGGTCGCGGGGTGCTCGCTCTGCCGCCCGAAATCGATGAGCTTGCCCGTCAGCCCGTACCGGGCGGCGCGCCACTTGTTCTCCGCCAGGAGGACTTCGGGATAGAGGCGGAAGGTGAGGTTGTCCCGCCGCAGCTTCCAGAGTTTCGCCACCAGCGCCTGGAAGATGGCGGCGATGCACACGACCTCCTCCACCCGCGTGCACATGTCGCACACGCGGAATTCGAGCGTCGGGAACTTGTGGTTGGGACGCACATCCCACCAGATCTTGGTCGGGTCCGGGATCGTGTTCGAGCGGACCATCGTCTCGATGAAGTGGTCGTACTCGCTCCAGCCTCCGAAGCTCATCGGGATGCCCGTGCGCGGAAAGTTGCGCCAGATGATGCTTCGGTACGAATGAAGGCCCGTCTTCGACCCCTCCCAGAAGGGGGAACTGGTGGAGAGGGCGAGGACGTGCGGGAGGAAGTACCGCGAGACGTTCATCGCATCCACCATGAAATCCCGATCCTCGATGCCCACATGGATGTGGGTGCCGAAGATCAGGTTCCGTTCGGCGACCTGCTGCAGATCCTCCCGCAGTCCGACGTAACGGTCGAGCGGCGTGATGTCCTGCTGCTCCCAGGTCGAGAAGGGGTGCGTGCCCGCGGCCACGATGGCGAGCCCCTTCTCGGCGACCGTGCCGCTGACGAGGCGTCGCATGCGCACGACCTCCTCGCGCGCCTCCGCCACATCCCGGCAGACCTCGCTCGCCGTCTCCACGCACGCCTGGTGAAGTTCCGGGTGGATCTGCCCGCGCGTCTCCGGATCACCTTCGAGAATCTCGGTGATGAACGACGTGAGTTCGCCGGTCTCCGGATGGACGACCTGGTACTCCTCTTCGATCCCGAGCGTGAGTGAAGGCGCTTTCATTGTGACCCTCTCCGGGAGAGCGTTTCGAAGCCGCGGGGGCAAGCTACTTTCGAGGATCGCCGGAGGCCATGTATGTTCCCCCGTCCCCAACCCGACCCGGTTTCCCGACACGGAGGCTGCACTGATGGACTGGCTCTTCGCAATCTGCATCTTCTGGCTTGTGGCTGCGGTCTTCTTCGGCGGCCTCTACGACGCGGAGACCGGCTCGCCCGGCCGCCAGGTGCTGGGGCTTCTGCTCAACTTCGTCGTTTTCCTCGGCATCTTCGCCGTGCTGCGGCTCGCACTCGGCGGCCTGGGCGGGGAGAGCGCCTTCCTGCGCACCGTGTGGGGGACCGTCCTGCCCACGGCCCTGCCGACGATGCTGATCGGCCGGATCGGGAACGTGGTTTTCAAGCTCGCCGGTGTCACGATGACACGAAAAGTGTTCTCGGCGGACGCCCACTAGCCGGCCCTTCCGCAGGCGATATCGAGCGCCACACTTGCAATCCCGCGATGGCGGGCGAATTATGCGCCCGGATCGCTCGTCGGAGCTTACTTTCAACAGGGAGAACCCAGGATGACCAAAGACGATTTCGCGGCGAAGCTCGCCTCACAGGCCGGCCTGAGCAAAGCCAGCGCCAGGGATGTGATCGACTGCATTTTCTCGACGGATTCGGGCAAAGGGATCATCGCAGGCGAGCTTGACGCCGGCCGCGACTTCACGGTCACCGGCTTCGGCACGTTCGGCACCCGGCACCGCAAGGCGCGCATGGGTCGGAACCCGCAGACCGGCGAGTCGATTCAGATTGCGGCCATGAACGTTCCCACCTTCAAGGCGGGCAAGGGGCTCAAGGACCGCGTCCGAGCCTAGATCGGTCACCGCGACGGGACCCGGAGTCCCCCGGGTCCCGTCGCGGTCGCTTTCAATCTCCGTCTCGTCGTTCCTCCGTCACAACCTGAGCAGCCCCGGGAGCGTCCTCAGCGCTTCGAGGCTGTGTCCCGACTGGAAGTAATCCACGTACGGGAGGGCGGTGCGCATGCCCCGGGCTTCGGGCGCGTAGCGTGAACTCTCGAGCAGGGGATTGAGCCAGATCACCCGGCGCGCTCGCCGCTGAATCCAGCCCATCGCGCGCCGGAGGGGTTCGACCTCGCCCTGGTCGAGTCCGTCGGAGAGGATGATCACGAGCGTCCGCCGACCGAGCATCCGGCGGCCGTGCCGGGTCACGAACGTCTCCAGGCACTCGCCGATCCGCGTCCCGCTCGACCAGCCGCGGGCCCTCAGGCGGTCCAGCGCGGGATCGATCTCTTCGCCGGCCAGCCATGGCGTGAGGTGCGTGAGGCGTGTACTGAACGCGAAGGTCTGGATGTCCCGCGCGCGCCCGCACCCCAGCAGGAAACGCAGCAGGAAGCGGCTGTAGCGCTCCATCGAGCCGCTCACGTCGCACAGGACGACGAGTTGCGGCGGTACGTGCCGTCGCCGTCGCCGCGCCAGCCGGACGAGTTCGCCCTCGTGCGCGACGAGCGACCGCAGCGTTCTCCGGACGTCGATCGGTCCCCGGCGGCCGCCGGGCTCAAGTCGGCGGCTGCGTCGCGTGGAAAGCCGCACCATCAGCCGCTCGAGCCAGGCGTCGACCTCGCGCAGCTCCTCGTCGCCGATCGAGGCGAAGGAACGCCGCGCGAGCGAGTGGGCGGCGCTGTAGACGGCGCCGGTCGGGCGCTCCGGGGAGTCCGGCTCCTCGCGCACGTGCTCCCCGAGGTCGTGCCGGGCCACCGGAGGCGGACCGTCGGGTCCGGAAACGCCGGGCGGCTGGCGAGCCCCCCGATCCGCCGCGGCTTTCGACAGGAGGTTCTCGACCGCGGATGACGGCTGTACTCCCCGCCACCACGCGGGGAAGCAGCGCTCGAAGATCTCGAGATCCGCGGCGCTCGAGCAGAACGCCGCGCGGAGGCCCGCTCTCACATCCTCCACGTCCTCCGTGTCGATATGCGGGAGCGCGGCGACGGCCGTCGTGGACTCGGAAAGCGCGCAGGCCACCCCTTCGCCGCGCAGCCGCCGGCCCAGGTCGACGACGCGCTCCGGCGTCAACCCGCGCCGTCCTCCGATGAGGCGAGCAGCTCCCCCAGCCGTTCCTCCGTCAGTCCGGCCAGGTCGTTCGGGTCCTTCACGAGCGCCCCGATCGCGTCGCGCGCCGTCGCCGGACGCAACGGCTCCGGCCCCAGGTGCTCGAGCGCCGCGGCGAAGTCCAGCGTCTCCGCTACGCCGGGGGGCTTGGCCAGCCGCTCGCGCCGCAGCCGCTGGGCGAGCCTCACGGCCTCCCGCGCCCGGGCGGTCGCGATGTCCGGTCGTCGCCGCCGCAGAATCTCGATCTCCCGCGCCGGCTCGGGATAATCGATCCACAGATAGAGGCATCGGCGGCGCAGCGCGTCGGACAGCTCGCGCGTCCCGTTCGAGGTGAGCACGACGACAGGTCGCGTCCGGGCCTCGACCGTACCCAGCTCCGGGATCGAGACCTGAAAGTCCGACAGCAACTCGAGCAGGAACGCCTCGAACTCCTCGTCCGCCCGGTCCACCTCGTCGATGAGAAGGACCGGACGCGTCTCGCAGCGAATCGCGCGCAGGAGCGGCCGCTCGAGGAGGAAGTTCGGCCCGAAGATCGTGCGCTGGACCGCCTCGGCATCGCGGTCGCCGTCCTGCAGGCGGATGTGGAGGAGCTGCTTCTGGTAGTTCCACTCGTAGAGGGCCGTGGGAAGGTCGAGCCCCTCGTAGCACTGGAGGCGAATGAGCTCCGTTTCGAGCCACGTGGCGATCGCCTTGGCGATCTCGGTCTTGCCGACGCCGGCGGCCCCCTCGACGAGCAGCGGCTTCTCCATGGCGAGGCCGAGATGGACCGCCGTCGCGATCCCCCGGTCGGCGATATAGCCCACCGCTTCGAGTTCCTCGATGATCTTCGCGATGTCCGGTTGCAAGGCGGCGACCTCCCCGGTTGCGGGTGCGACGCGGCAATCTCAGCTTCCGGTGGAAGCCGATCCGCGGTAGAGCCGCTCCCGGCAATATAACCGCTCCCCCGGAGACGACGCCCGACCCGCGATCCGTTCCCGTCCGGCTTCGCTCCACGCACACGCAACCCCCGAGGAACGACGATGGCGATCGAGATAGAAAAGAGTTTCGAGGTTCCGCAGCCCGTGGACGAGGTCTGGAGCTTCCTGACGGATCCCGAGCGCATCGTCGAGTGCCTGCCGGGCGCGACACTGCTCGAAGCTGTCGACGAGCGTACGTACCGGGGCGAGATCGGACTGAAGCTCGGCCCCATCGGGACCCGCTTCCTGGGCGAGATCCGCTTCGACGAACTCGACGCCCGGCGCCATCACATGAAGATGACGGGGGAGGGACGGGATCGCCGAGGCAGCGGCAACGTGAGAATGACGATGTTGAGTCAACTCCAGTCTGTAGAAGAGGAGGAGGGCGGAGGAACCCGGATATGGGTGTCGCAGTCCATCGCGCTGACCGGACGGCTTGCGTCGTTCGGGCGCGGCGGCGTGATTCAATCGGTGTCGAATGTTATGTTCAACCGCTTCACGGGCTGTGTGCGTGAGAAGCTGGCGCGGTGATCCGCGGGTCACGACTTGCGCGCGGCGGCAGCTTGCATTAATCGACCTTGATACCCTTGTTTCGAAGTGATGCCGGTTTTGGTGTGTCGCACGGCCCTGTGATCCGTGCGCTGTCTGTTGCACGAACCGTCCGAGGTACTCGATGAGAAGCACGCGGAACATTCTCCCGTGGGTGGCGGCCGGAGTCGCCGTCCTCTCCCTTCCGGCGGCGCCTCGGGCGCTCGAAGCGCAGACGAGCGACCTGCTGATCCTTGTCGCGCCGGTCACGACGACCGAGCCGGTCGACCGCCGTTTCGGAGAGCGGATCGCCGAGGAAGTCCGGGATGCGCTCAGGATCTTCCCCGGCTACATCGCGATCGAACGCGATGATGCCCGCGATCGGATCGACGATTTCGATCTCGACGAGAGAACGATGACCCCGATCGACTGGCGGCAACTCGGGGGGCAGATGGATGCC
Protein-coding sequences here:
- a CDS encoding CopD family protein — encoded protein: MDMWFLIGTLSRWALFAGLLVAVGAVAFKLVILRRFPGFEPEEDGAAGVTPERLAARIGGLAVLLAGAGTLGRLAAEASIFRDPFEPLGAELRLLVTGTSWGRAWLGQVAAVVVSGLAFALAAARGARAEFGWIAATAGVALLAYTPALAGHAAGAEHFVTPAITADIFHMVAGGVWLGTLAVMAGVLYLGRRRGASLSKRRIVDWISAFSPLALGSAAVIAVTGLFAAWLHLGSISALWTEPWGRTLSLKLFVVLAIAGCGAYNWRRARGRVGEAEDPPRLPPTVTVELGAAGLLLLVTAVLTGTTPPAH
- a CDS encoding Zn-dependent hydrolase, whose translation is MTAISGLRVNGDRLWGRLEAMARIGATPAGGVHRLALSDEDRRARDLFRGWAESLGLAVSVDGIGNMFARRDGTGGAGAEGRPPLVLGSHLDSQPTGGRFDGPLGVLAALEVVETLEEHGVRTALPIEVVNWTNEEGARFPPAMMGSGAFSGRFALADALGATDADGVTVSDAIDRIGYRGALPVGGRPLAAALELHIEQGPILEESGCEIGVVTGVQGARWFDMTITGEEAHAGSTPLSRRTDPVAVFGRFLVDAFHRIERDFAPHGRLTFGVLAAEPASRNTVPGRVTVSVDLRHPDDATLDDMEDGLREAANRACLERGAAWRLDDVWRSPPVRFSGRCIDAVRAAADLCGYASMPMVAGAGHDSVHTNDVAPTGMVFVPCEDGISHNEAENITPAQAEAGANVLLHAALALVEPTSADMLSAPTHQLGGAA
- a CDS encoding aspartate aminotransferase family protein gives rise to the protein MTATTNPATANPAGTATAQWQDIDRRHHVHPFIDPRVVAEKGTRVIVGAEGRHLIDSDGRRILDGMGGLWCVNLGYGREELARAAYDQMVELPYYNTFFRSAPPATIELSRVLAELTPGAIAHTFFSSSGSEANDTIVRLVRRYWDLRGKPEKKTFISRTYAYHGSTMAAASLGGFEAMHAVGDLPLPGFEHVMPPYWFAMGAPGETPEETGARAARAVEEKIAELGADRVAAFIGEPVIGAGGVIVPPDNYWPEIQRICRANDVLVVCDEVITGFGRTGEWFGAEKFGIEADLMTIAKGLTSGYLPMSAVLMTDAVYDVLAEGGVIPHGYTYSGHPVSAAVALENLRIMREEGVVDRVREDTGPYFQARLRELNDHPLVGEVRGVGLVASVELSKDKATRELFEPMGEVGALCHEHLYDEGVVFRAMRDVICTSPPLTITRDEVDELVTKARAGIDRTARDLGMM
- a CDS encoding carboxylate-amine ligase, translated to MKAPSLTLGIEEEYQVVHPETGELTSFITEILEGDPETRGQIHPELHQACVETASEVCRDVAEAREEVVRMRRLVSGTVAEKGLAIVAAGTHPFSTWEQQDITPLDRYVGLREDLQQVAERNLIFGTHIHVGIEDRDFMVDAMNVSRYFLPHVLALSTSSPFWEGSKTGLHSYRSIIWRNFPRTGIPMSFGGWSEYDHFIETMVRSNTIPDPTKIWWDVRPNHKFPTLEFRVCDMCTRVEEVVCIAAIFQALVAKLWKLRRDNLTFRLYPEVLLAENKWRAARYGLTGKLIDFGRQSEHPATDLIVELIEWFLDDVVDELGTRAEVEYALRILREGSSSQRQLAVYEETGDVRAVVRHLMAETLEGV
- a CDS encoding HU family DNA-binding protein, translating into MTKDDFAAKLASQAGLSKASARDVIDCIFSTDSGKGIIAGELDAGRDFTVTGFGTFGTRHRKARMGRNPQTGESIQIAAMNVPTFKAGKGLKDRVRA
- a CDS encoding VWA domain-containing protein encodes the protein MTPERVVDLGRRLRGEGVACALSESTTAVAALPHIDTEDVEDVRAGLRAAFCSSAADLEIFERCFPAWWRGVQPSSAVENLLSKAAADRGARQPPGVSGPDGPPPVARHDLGEHVREEPDSPERPTGAVYSAAHSLARRSFASIGDEELREVDAWLERLMVRLSTRRSRRLEPGGRRGPIDVRRTLRSLVAHEGELVRLARRRRRHVPPQLVVLCDVSGSMERYSRFLLRFLLGCGRARDIQTFAFSTRLTHLTPWLAGEEIDPALDRLRARGWSSGTRIGECLETFVTRHGRRMLGRRTLVIILSDGLDQGEVEPLRRAMGWIQRRARRVIWLNPLLESSRYAPEARGMRTALPYVDYFQSGHSLEALRTLPGLLRL
- a CDS encoding MoxR family ATPase, coding for MQPDIAKIIEELEAVGYIADRGIATAVHLGLAMEKPLLVEGAAGVGKTEIAKAIATWLETELIRLQCYEGLDLPTALYEWNYQKQLLHIRLQDGDRDAEAVQRTIFGPNFLLERPLLRAIRCETRPVLLIDEVDRADEEFEAFLLELLSDFQVSIPELGTVEARTRPVVVLTSNGTRELSDALRRRCLYLWIDYPEPAREIEILRRRRPDIATARAREAVRLAQRLRRERLAKPPGVAETLDFAAALEHLGPEPLRPATARDAIGALVKDPNDLAGLTEERLGELLASSEDGAG
- a CDS encoding SRPBCC family protein encodes the protein MAIEIEKSFEVPQPVDEVWSFLTDPERIVECLPGATLLEAVDERTYRGEIGLKLGPIGTRFLGEIRFDELDARRHHMKMTGEGRDRRGSGNVRMTMLSQLQSVEEEEGGGTRIWVSQSIALTGRLASFGRGGVIQSVSNVMFNRFTGCVREKLAR